One region of Corynebacterium capitovis DSM 44611 genomic DNA includes:
- a CDS encoding GH32 C-terminal domain-containing protein, whose amino-acid sequence MSAFRPELHVTAEQGILEAAAGVLRDGDTWHVFYQYQPGPAEPSRWGHVLSEGSHFDWVECNDAIVPAGGETAVRAGSVVAARGGVDLYFTSVTATGTSIQRAHADDLETLCEDVNDDYSVSSAFQRHGDVIPDSHGLTRFRSPCVVPDWQSSHDRSKGEDGWLMLAVTGPTASPSLVVLGSSDGAAWTVEGELIFEGDPGFDTNVEAVVAPRIIRLRDEVDGQIYDVLLLTLERGGRDVTLYSVGLLHGTTFSVVTSARRIDNGHDFSRPRTTNYTPGTVAEDARYDWAFLFGSMTSSSRSTEAASEKNWSTEGWANALTLPRRVTLQGGLLFQTPAPGLPEAVDETLAAKLWTGLCEIPVGSRIVAEVLDGRGETAAVVTHSGDTITLDRLDGSPAASDLHDEDEDNVTIVVDGSTIEVFAGGGAVTLSSRFWPEGGCSGIRVRAEGEAEIYSEWRRGS is encoded by the coding sequence ATGAGTGCTTTTCGCCCAGAACTACACGTCACCGCCGAACAGGGCATCCTAGAAGCCGCCGCCGGCGTGCTGCGCGATGGGGACACCTGGCACGTCTTCTACCAGTACCAGCCCGGTCCGGCGGAGCCGAGCCGCTGGGGCCACGTCTTGTCGGAGGGTTCCCACTTCGACTGGGTCGAGTGCAACGACGCCATCGTCCCGGCAGGCGGTGAAACCGCGGTGCGCGCGGGTTCCGTCGTCGCGGCGCGCGGCGGTGTGGACCTCTACTTCACGTCCGTGACCGCGACGGGTACTTCGATTCAGCGCGCCCACGCCGACGACCTGGAGACGCTCTGCGAGGACGTCAACGATGATTACTCCGTGAGCTCAGCATTCCAGCGCCACGGCGATGTCATCCCTGACTCTCACGGGCTGACCCGTTTTCGGTCCCCGTGTGTGGTGCCCGACTGGCAGTCAAGCCACGACCGCAGCAAGGGAGAGGACGGTTGGCTCATGCTCGCTGTCACCGGGCCGACGGCGAGCCCATCCCTCGTTGTTCTGGGTTCGTCGGACGGTGCGGCCTGGACGGTCGAGGGCGAGCTGATCTTCGAGGGGGACCCCGGTTTCGATACGAACGTCGAAGCAGTTGTCGCACCTCGTATTATTCGCCTTCGCGACGAGGTAGACGGGCAGATTTACGACGTTTTGCTGCTCACCCTTGAACGCGGCGGTCGCGATGTCACCCTCTACAGTGTGGGGCTGCTCCACGGCACCACCTTCTCGGTCGTGACCTCCGCCCGCCGTATCGACAACGGCCATGACTTCTCCCGCCCCCGCACCACCAATTACACACCCGGGACCGTCGCCGAGGATGCGCGTTACGACTGGGCCTTCCTCTTCGGCTCGATGACGAGCTCGAGCCGCAGCACCGAAGCCGCGAGCGAGAAAAACTGGTCCACCGAAGGGTGGGCCAACGCTTTGACACTTCCGCGGCGTGTCACCCTGCAGGGCGGGTTGCTTTTCCAGACCCCCGCGCCCGGTCTGCCCGAGGCTGTCGACGAAACGCTCGCCGCGAAGCTGTGGACGGGATTGTGCGAAATCCCCGTCGGGTCCCGCATCGTCGCCGAGGTGCTAGACGGGCGGGGCGAGACCGCCGCGGTGGTCACCCACTCTGGGGACACCATCACCCTGGACCGGCTCGACGGCTCCCCCGCTGCGTCTGACCTCCACGATGAGGACGAGGACAATGTCACCATCGTCGTCGATGGTTCCACCATCGAGGTCTTCGCCGGCGGTGGCGCGGTGACGCTGTCGTCTCGCTTTTGGCCAGAGGGAGGCTGCTCGGGGATCCGGGTCAGGGCGGAAGGCGAAGCCGAGATCTACAGCGAATGGCGGCGGGGCAGCTAG
- the dapE gene encoding succinyl-diaminopimelate desuccinylase, protein MPTLDLFADPVELTSALIDIESPSHHETAIADAVYEALSAIEGIELIRHNNTVIARTHFGRDQRVILAGHVDTVPLAGNTPHRLHDGILYGCGSVDMKSGLACYLGAFARWATSRAAAHDMTLIAYEAEEVSSEYNGLHHLERDYPELLQGDIALLGEPSGAIVEAGCQGSIRVIVSARGTRAHSARSWLGHNAAHDLAGVLSRVAAYQPRSVEIAGCEYREGLNVVGLSGFVATNTIPDEAQLIINFRFAPDRSVEEAKAHLVEALALEDDLDMEWDDIAPAAMPGLDHPVAARLLEAVGGDYRAKFGWTDVARFSTLGIPAVNFGPGDPGFAHKKDEQCPVEQIRRVADTLHTYLAAR, encoded by the coding sequence GTGCCAACCCTCGACCTTTTCGCTGACCCAGTTGAGCTTACATCCGCTCTCATCGACATCGAGTCGCCGTCCCACCACGAGACGGCGATTGCGGATGCGGTGTATGAGGCCCTGTCCGCTATCGAGGGCATCGAGCTCATCCGACACAACAACACGGTCATCGCGCGCACCCACTTCGGGCGCGACCAGCGGGTGATTCTCGCGGGCCACGTGGATACCGTTCCGCTGGCGGGCAACACGCCCCACCGCCTGCACGACGGCATTCTGTACGGCTGCGGGTCCGTGGACATGAAGTCGGGTCTCGCCTGCTACCTCGGGGCATTCGCTCGCTGGGCGACGTCTCGTGCCGCCGCCCACGACATGACCCTCATTGCCTACGAGGCGGAGGAGGTTTCGTCCGAGTACAACGGCTTACACCATCTGGAACGCGACTACCCGGAGCTACTGCAGGGTGATATCGCGCTTCTGGGAGAGCCTTCCGGCGCGATCGTTGAGGCGGGCTGTCAGGGTTCGATCAGAGTCATTGTTTCGGCGCGGGGGACCCGCGCCCATTCGGCGCGCAGCTGGCTGGGGCACAATGCCGCCCACGATCTCGCCGGGGTGCTTTCCCGGGTTGCCGCCTACCAGCCTCGTTCAGTGGAGATCGCGGGGTGCGAGTACCGGGAGGGATTGAACGTGGTCGGCCTGAGTGGCTTCGTCGCGACGAACACGATCCCGGATGAGGCTCAGCTGATTATCAACTTCCGTTTCGCGCCCGACCGCTCCGTCGAGGAGGCCAAAGCTCACCTGGTCGAGGCCTTGGCGCTGGAGGATGACCTCGACATGGAGTGGGACGATATTGCTCCCGCGGCGATGCCGGGTTTGGATCACCCCGTCGCGGCGCGCCTGCTTGAGGCTGTCGGCGGTGATTACCGCGCCAAATTCGGATGGACGGATGTGGCCCGGTTCTCTACGCTGGGAATTCCGGCCGTCAACTTCGGGCCAGGGGATCCTGGCTTCGCGCACAAGAAGGATGAGCAGTGCCCGGTGGAGCAGATCCGGCGCGTTGCCGACACCCTGCACACGTACCTGGCGGCCCGTTAA
- a CDS encoding TIGR00730 family Rossman fold protein, producing MAPTRTPKPERDRKLRGPLMLRSDEKQASTHDQRLLESLGSSDHDWKHADPWRVMRIQSEFVAGFDALSDLPKAVTVFGSARLGEGTPEYETAHQLGVALVEAGYAVITGGGPGLMEGPNRGAHEAGGVSVGLGIELPFEQGLNDWVDLGLNFRYFFARKTMFLKYSQAFVALPGGFGTLDEVFEMLVMVQTGKVTSFPIVLLGTEFWGGLVEWIRAQQLARGLISPGDDDLFLVTDSIDEAVSYIVNAHKVISDERLRAAGRGE from the coding sequence TTGGCGCCCACCAGAACACCCAAACCCGAACGCGACCGCAAGCTGCGCGGTCCCCTCATGCTGCGCTCCGACGAGAAGCAGGCTTCGACCCATGACCAGCGGTTGTTGGAATCGCTGGGTAGCTCGGACCACGACTGGAAGCACGCCGACCCGTGGCGCGTGATGCGCATTCAGTCGGAGTTCGTGGCGGGATTCGATGCGTTGTCGGATCTGCCGAAGGCTGTCACGGTGTTCGGCTCCGCCCGCCTCGGGGAAGGAACCCCCGAGTATGAGACGGCGCATCAGTTGGGCGTCGCTCTCGTTGAAGCCGGGTACGCCGTGATTACCGGTGGCGGTCCCGGGCTCATGGAGGGCCCGAACAGGGGCGCGCACGAAGCCGGCGGGGTCTCGGTCGGACTGGGCATCGAGCTCCCCTTCGAGCAGGGCCTCAACGACTGGGTGGATCTGGGCCTGAACTTCCGCTACTTTTTCGCGCGTAAAACCATGTTCCTCAAGTACTCGCAGGCCTTTGTGGCACTGCCGGGCGGGTTTGGGACCCTCGACGAGGTCTTCGAAATGCTCGTGATGGTCCAGACGGGGAAGGTGACGAGTTTCCCCATCGTGCTGTTGGGTACCGAGTTTTGGGGTGGCCTGGTGGAGTGGATCCGGGCTCAGCAACTCGCGCGCGGGTTGATCTCGCCGGGCGATGATGACCTGTTCCTCGTCACCGACTCCATCGACGAAGCGGTCTCGTACATCGTTAATGCGCACAAAGTTATTTCCGATGAACGCCTGCGCGCCGCCGGGCGAGGGGAGTAG
- a CDS encoding DivIVA domain-containing protein, with the protein MLSWILLILIVALVAVLGLITSAAVFGRGEVVEPLPPTADVIARNRRAVEAGDIDAIELEVVPRGYRMDQVDALIEQLAEGRRSGEGVELTAPFEAESGEREYGSYETQDR; encoded by the coding sequence GTGCTGTCTTGGATCTTGCTCATCCTCATCGTCGCCCTCGTCGCCGTTCTGGGCCTGATAACTTCAGCTGCGGTATTCGGCCGCGGGGAGGTCGTTGAGCCGCTCCCGCCGACTGCTGACGTCATTGCCAGAAATCGCCGAGCGGTCGAGGCCGGTGACATCGACGCAATCGAGCTTGAGGTCGTGCCGCGTGGCTACCGGATGGACCAGGTGGACGCCCTCATCGAGCAGCTCGCCGAGGGCCGCCGGTCCGGTGAGGGCGTAGAATTGACCGCACCGTTTGAAGCAGAGTCAGGAGAGCGTGAATATGGCAGCTATGAAACCCAGGACCGGTAA
- a CDS encoding methyltransferase domain-containing protein: protein MLKDIVDVLADPVDGTPLRCADDLSRLVSESGHSYDVARQGYVTLAGGRGLNHEGDSAEMVTARELFLSQGHFAPFVEAVTERVAEVIDKSHAPEPVVLEVGAGTGYYLSHTLDSIDGSRGVGMDISVPAAKLLAKAHPRVGAVVADAWEGLPLLDASVDALTVIFAPRNPAEFARVLRDDAEAVILLADQGHLDELREPLGILGVKSGKLERMMRQAEGYLELVGDAELLEFPIRLDRASIAAQVGMSPSARHVEAGVLRERLARLPEFMDVTARAQLVRMRKS, encoded by the coding sequence ATGCTCAAAGACATTGTCGATGTCCTCGCCGACCCAGTCGACGGAACGCCGTTGCGGTGTGCTGATGACCTCAGCCGGCTTGTCTCAGAGTCGGGGCACTCGTACGACGTGGCGCGCCAGGGCTACGTCACACTTGCCGGGGGGCGCGGGCTCAACCACGAGGGTGACAGCGCTGAGATGGTCACAGCCCGCGAACTGTTCCTGTCGCAGGGCCATTTCGCCCCTTTCGTGGAGGCCGTGACGGAGCGCGTCGCGGAGGTTATCGATAAGTCCCACGCACCGGAACCGGTGGTGCTCGAAGTGGGCGCCGGGACCGGTTACTACCTTTCCCACACGCTGGATAGTATCGACGGCTCCCGGGGAGTCGGAATGGACATCTCCGTCCCGGCGGCCAAGCTCCTTGCCAAAGCTCACCCGAGAGTGGGAGCGGTCGTCGCCGACGCGTGGGAGGGCCTTCCGCTTCTCGACGCTTCGGTTGACGCCTTGACGGTCATCTTCGCTCCCCGAAACCCAGCCGAATTCGCGCGTGTGCTGCGCGACGACGCCGAAGCGGTCATTCTGCTTGCTGACCAGGGTCACCTAGACGAGCTGCGCGAACCCCTCGGAATCCTAGGCGTGAAAAGCGGGAAGCTCGAACGCATGATGCGACAGGCGGAAGGCTATCTTGAGCTCGTCGGTGACGCTGAACTCCTGGAGTTCCCGATTCGCCTTGACCGCGCCTCGATCGCTGCTCAGGTTGGTATGAGCCCGTCGGCGCGCCACGTCGAGGCGGGCGTTTTGCGTGAGCGCCTGGCACGCTTGCCGGAGTTCATGGACGTCACGGCGCGCGCCCAGTTGGTGCGGATGCGCAAGAGCTAG
- a CDS encoding DUF3117 domain-containing protein: MAAMKPRTGNGPMEAVEESRKIVMRIPSDGGGRLVVEMSKDEAAELGRLLSEAASS, translated from the coding sequence ATGGCAGCTATGAAACCCAGGACCGGTAATGGGCCCATGGAGGCGGTCGAGGAAAGTCGAAAGATCGTGATGCGTATTCCGTCAGACGGTGGGGGGCGTCTTGTGGTTGAGATGTCTAAGGACGAAGCCGCCGAGTTGGGTCGCCTGCTGTCGGAGGCAGCCTCGTCCTAG